Proteins encoded within one genomic window of Myxococcus virescens:
- a CDS encoding DUF2007 domain-containing protein, with protein MKYCARCGSEYQDSVNACADCPGNPLLVSAEEMRSRGLPLPHELDTRVFVRAGSAEDPFTAEVYTQLLQDANIPVLVRAGRSGVVDKLTTGNVLPWWEIHVPADQQVRATTLIEQERLRELATNDEAAAAAEAEERETESPAAEAEERETESPAVPPPAY; from the coding sequence ATGAAATACTGTGCCAGGTGCGGCTCCGAGTATCAGGACAGCGTCAACGCGTGTGCTGACTGTCCAGGCAACCCGCTCCTCGTGAGCGCGGAGGAGATGCGCAGCAGGGGGCTGCCGCTCCCGCATGAGCTGGATACCCGTGTCTTCGTCCGGGCCGGCTCCGCGGAGGACCCCTTCACCGCCGAGGTCTACACGCAGCTCCTCCAGGACGCGAACATCCCCGTCCTGGTGCGCGCGGGCCGCTCGGGTGTCGTGGACAAGCTGACCACCGGCAACGTGCTGCCCTGGTGGGAAATCCACGTCCCCGCCGACCAGCAGGTCCGGGCCACGACGCTGATTGAGCAGGAGCGCCTGCGGGAGCTGGCCACCAACGACGAGGCCGCCGCCGCCGCGGAGGCCGAGGAGCGGGAGACCGAATCCCCTGCCGCGGAGGCCGAGGAGCGGGAGACCGAATCCCCCGCCGTGCCGCCACCGGCCTACTGA
- a CDS encoding response regulator yields MGAERIKVLLVEDDGDSRELLAELLESEFDVKTATDGLAGLEMFEAEHPDVVVTDESLPGMCGTELAQKVKEREPRARVILVSGYTQVQGSEHCDVVLRKPIDVERLSAAVCRLGDEARH; encoded by the coding sequence ATGGGCGCTGAACGAATCAAGGTCTTGCTGGTCGAGGACGACGGGGACAGCCGGGAGCTGCTGGCGGAGCTGCTGGAGTCGGAGTTCGACGTGAAGACGGCCACGGATGGCCTGGCCGGCCTCGAGATGTTCGAGGCCGAGCACCCGGACGTGGTGGTGACGGACGAATCCCTCCCAGGCATGTGCGGCACCGAGCTCGCGCAGAAGGTCAAGGAGCGCGAACCCCGGGCCCGCGTCATCCTCGTGTCCGGTTACACACAGGTGCAGGGCTCTGAACACTGTGACGTGGTGCTGCGCAAGCCCATCGACGTGGAGCGCCTCAGCGCCGCGGTGTGCAGGCTGGGCGACGAAGCACGACACTGA
- a CDS encoding MXAN_5187 family protein — MVRLKFLVFAFLVIGLGVAHLPMLSGPLRERAVAGASAQASAGAAEVARRVDSRRAEVQSLALKLAAMPEVVSAAAPPLPEQPAPRNPRERERERAEVDATAARAFTAERFAAVRSAVEALIPQELKGAVVAVVAQDTQFHAVAGAEPSSDAAKLDVVSLVKSGASVVDAFGAPHAFAVVPLSWNAGAPAVTLVLGAPLLDEAGLEAAVQASDAAALALVKGDALAGVAGPQKLLAEGSLTKVAADASGVVLSTGKFLELGPVALPVFTQNDPLGGNAPLMVGSRRALAGTPLEVLAIASTQPVLGTLAAYQQNALFALAGLLGLSLLWTLMMGSGRKAADAEASSGSFDTLSLSAAMASAPATAAVTPPPAPVPAADPFAFAPPPAAPAPAADPFAFAPPPAAPAPAADPFAFAPPPAAPAPAADPFAFAPPAPAPAADPFALQAPPPAGDPFAMSRPAQAPVGDPFAFAPPAPPPVPAADPFAFAPPAPAPAADPFGSAEAFPFPAPPQQPAHAGAMPFESSPESFGGPEPLSPASPRRGAFAFEDQPTAAYSLQQAADPFALAASQAAPDSPETTRVAAIPRELLQASARPPTSDAIPMPPPRSAPQPAAIPLPGLGNSAVALTDEQHFQEVFREFLTTRERCGEAADGLTYDKFVQKLRKNKEQLVQKYACKTVRFQVYVKEGKAALKATPVKD; from the coding sequence ATGGTCCGCCTCAAGTTCCTCGTCTTCGCATTCCTGGTCATCGGACTGGGCGTTGCTCATCTGCCGATGCTGTCGGGACCGCTGCGCGAGCGCGCCGTCGCCGGTGCATCGGCCCAGGCTTCCGCGGGCGCCGCCGAGGTGGCGCGCCGTGTGGATTCTCGTCGTGCCGAAGTGCAGTCGCTGGCGCTGAAGCTCGCGGCCATGCCGGAGGTGGTGTCCGCCGCCGCGCCGCCGCTTCCGGAGCAGCCCGCGCCGCGCAACCCGCGTGAGCGTGAGCGTGAGCGCGCCGAGGTGGATGCCACCGCCGCCCGCGCATTCACCGCCGAGCGCTTCGCCGCGGTGCGCAGCGCCGTCGAAGCCTTGATTCCCCAGGAACTCAAGGGCGCGGTGGTGGCCGTGGTCGCCCAGGACACGCAGTTCCATGCGGTGGCCGGGGCCGAGCCGTCCTCGGACGCGGCGAAGCTGGACGTGGTGAGCCTCGTCAAGTCCGGGGCCAGCGTGGTGGATGCCTTCGGTGCGCCGCATGCCTTCGCCGTGGTGCCGCTGTCGTGGAACGCCGGAGCGCCGGCGGTGACGCTGGTGCTGGGCGCGCCGCTGCTGGACGAGGCCGGGCTGGAGGCCGCCGTCCAGGCGTCGGACGCGGCCGCGCTGGCGCTGGTGAAGGGCGACGCGCTGGCGGGCGTCGCCGGTCCGCAGAAGCTGCTGGCGGAAGGCTCGCTGACGAAGGTCGCCGCGGATGCCTCAGGCGTGGTGCTGAGCACGGGCAAGTTCCTGGAGCTGGGCCCGGTGGCGCTGCCTGTCTTCACCCAGAATGACCCCCTGGGTGGGAACGCGCCGTTGATGGTGGGCTCGCGCCGCGCGCTGGCCGGCACGCCGCTGGAGGTGCTCGCCATCGCCAGCACGCAGCCGGTGCTGGGGACGCTGGCCGCGTATCAGCAGAACGCGCTGTTCGCCCTGGCGGGCCTGCTGGGCCTGAGCCTCCTGTGGACGCTGATGATGGGCTCTGGCCGCAAGGCGGCTGACGCGGAGGCGTCCAGTGGCAGCTTCGACACGCTGAGCCTGTCGGCCGCCATGGCCTCGGCGCCCGCAACGGCCGCCGTCACGCCGCCGCCGGCCCCTGTGCCCGCCGCGGACCCGTTCGCTTTCGCGCCGCCGCCCGCCGCTCCGGCCCCCGCCGCGGACCCGTTCGCCTTCGCGCCGCCGCCCGCCGCTCCGGCACCCGCTGCGGACCCGTTCGCCTTTGCGCCGCCGCCCGCGGCTCCCGCCCCTGCCGCCGACCCGTTCGCTTTTGCTCCTCCGGCCCCCGCGCCCGCCGCCGACCCGTTCGCGCTGCAGGCGCCGCCGCCGGCGGGAGACCCGTTCGCGATGTCGCGCCCGGCGCAGGCGCCGGTGGGCGACCCATTCGCGTTCGCCCCGCCGGCTCCGCCTCCAGTCCCCGCGGCGGACCCGTTTGCTTTTGCCCCTCCGGCGCCCGCGCCCGCGGCGGACCCCTTCGGCTCGGCCGAGGCGTTCCCGTTCCCCGCGCCGCCGCAGCAGCCCGCGCACGCGGGGGCGATGCCGTTCGAGTCCTCACCCGAGTCCTTCGGTGGGCCCGAGCCGCTGTCGCCCGCGTCGCCTCGCCGGGGCGCGTTCGCCTTCGAGGACCAGCCCACGGCGGCGTACTCGCTGCAACAGGCGGCGGACCCCTTTGCCCTGGCGGCCTCCCAGGCCGCACCGGACAGCCCGGAGACGACGCGCGTGGCGGCGATTCCGCGCGAGCTGCTCCAGGCCAGCGCGCGGCCTCCGACGTCGGACGCCATCCCCATGCCGCCGCCGCGCTCCGCCCCTCAGCCCGCCGCGATTCCGCTGCCGGGCCTGGGCAACTCCGCGGTGGCGCTCACCGACGAGCAGCACTTCCAGGAGGTCTTCCGCGAGTTCCTCACCACCCGTGAGCGGTGTGGCGAGGCGGCCGACGGCCTGACGTACGACAAGTTCGTGCAGAAGCTCCGCAAGAACAAGGAGCAGCTCGTCCAGAAGTACGCGTGCAAGACGGTGCGCTTCCAGGTCTACGTGAAGGAAGGCAAGGCGGCCCTCAAGGCCACGCCCGTCAAGGACTGA
- a CDS encoding HEAT repeat domain-containing protein: MPAGEPGMWWDFDGRRRPCHRRGPVPPSVRLVLLLSLLLPWTALSGPASAAKRSSRRADTDAVIQTVVQGGAVPAAVSRLRFLREEAYAAREIASTLRTVHEERLRRNLTAVLAGLGTRAAEPTLAGLASDEDSAVRMYAAQGLAKLNSRHTQVLVPLLEDKSSGVRREAARALGASRNPKMGALLVKTARKEPEVEVRAALLAAAGEAGDAKQASALKEFLASDSESTRFAAARGLCRLGSPEGFAFAGKLLGSDDRFVRRQGLELYEGVSAKKASPALKPLLEDKDRALAASAARILHEGGDASMLEWLVLASWNAKSDEKLAYERELETLQLRDDRRKAILRKAGVAQ; encoded by the coding sequence GTGCCGGCCGGGGAACCGGGCATGTGGTGGGACTTTGACGGCCGGCGCCGCCCTTGCCATCGTCGGGGGCCCGTGCCTCCGTCCGTCCGACTCGTCCTCCTGCTCTCGCTGCTCCTCCCCTGGACCGCCCTGTCCGGACCCGCGTCCGCCGCCAAACGGAGCTCCCGGCGCGCGGACACGGACGCGGTCATCCAGACCGTGGTGCAGGGGGGCGCCGTCCCCGCGGCCGTCTCCCGCCTGCGTTTCCTGCGCGAGGAAGCCTACGCGGCCCGGGAAATCGCCTCCACGCTGCGCACCGTCCACGAGGAGCGGCTGCGCCGCAACCTCACCGCGGTGCTTGCGGGGCTGGGAACGCGCGCCGCCGAGCCCACCCTTGCGGGCCTGGCGTCGGATGAGGACAGCGCGGTGCGGATGTATGCCGCGCAGGGCCTGGCGAAGCTCAACAGCCGGCATACCCAGGTGCTGGTGCCGCTGCTGGAGGACAAGAGCAGCGGGGTCCGCCGCGAGGCGGCGCGGGCCCTGGGCGCCTCGCGCAATCCGAAGATGGGCGCCCTGTTGGTGAAGACCGCCCGGAAGGAGCCGGAGGTGGAGGTGCGCGCGGCCCTGCTCGCCGCCGCGGGAGAGGCCGGGGACGCCAAGCAGGCGTCGGCCCTCAAGGAGTTCCTCGCCAGCGATTCGGAGAGCACCCGCTTCGCGGCGGCGCGCGGCCTGTGCCGGCTGGGCTCGCCGGAGGGCTTCGCCTTCGCGGGCAAGCTGCTCGGCTCGGACGACCGCTTCGTGCGCCGGCAGGGCCTGGAGCTCTACGAAGGCGTCAGCGCGAAGAAGGCTTCCCCCGCGCTCAAGCCGCTGCTGGAGGACAAGGACCGCGCGCTGGCCGCCAGCGCCGCCCGCATCCTCCACGAGGGCGGGGACGCGTCGATGTTGGAGTGGCTGGTGCTGGCGTCGTGGAACGCGAAGTCCGACGAGAAGCTCGCGTACGAGCGGGAGCTGGAGACGCTCCAGCTGCGTGACGACCGGCGCAAGGCCATCCTCCGCAAGGCGGGTGTCGCGCAATGA
- a CDS encoding DUF4398 domain-containing protein, whose amino-acid sequence MKKLMALVAVSGTLTACGPVKSTANILDAEVQIQAARTAGAEKLAPYEWTAANLYIGKAREEVGYSDYQAGVDFAVKASRYANEAREKAMAVAGSTEPGGRTPNP is encoded by the coding sequence ATGAAGAAGCTGATGGCGTTGGTGGCGGTGTCGGGGACGCTCACCGCGTGCGGCCCCGTGAAGTCCACCGCGAACATCCTCGACGCTGAAGTGCAGATTCAGGCCGCGCGCACCGCCGGGGCGGAGAAGCTCGCGCCCTACGAGTGGACCGCCGCCAACCTGTACATCGGCAAGGCCCGCGAGGAGGTGGGGTACTCCGACTATCAAGCCGGCGTCGACTTCGCCGTGAAGGCCTCCCGCTACGCCAACGAGGCCCGCGAGAAGGCCATGGCCGTGGCCGGAAGCACCGAGCCCGGCGGCCGGACTCCGAACCCGTGA
- the hpf gene encoding ribosome hibernation-promoting factor, HPF/YfiA family — MKVLLRGVHLNLSDALKSYVDEHLVRHIERFADDEAAEIDISLVDTNGPKGGMDKECRVTVRLPGLSSVHVTETADSLFPAIDASRDRLETSLKRMLGKRRDVHTNGLPEDVAADVPTY, encoded by the coding sequence ATGAAGGTGTTGCTGCGTGGAGTGCACCTGAACCTGTCGGATGCTCTCAAGTCGTATGTCGACGAACACCTGGTGCGCCATATCGAACGGTTCGCGGATGACGAGGCAGCGGAAATCGACATCTCGCTGGTGGACACCAACGGGCCCAAGGGCGGCATGGACAAGGAATGCCGGGTCACGGTGCGACTGCCCGGGCTCTCCTCGGTGCATGTGACGGAGACGGCGGACTCGTTGTTCCCCGCCATCGACGCATCGCGTGACCGGTTGGAGACGAGCCTCAAGCGCATGCTGGGGAAACGGCGCGACGTTCATACCAACGGCCTGCCCGAGGACGTGGCGGCCGACGTTCCCACCTACTAA
- a CDS encoding N-acetylmuramoyl-L-alanine amidase-like domain-containing protein: protein MKVVAVLAAALLSQAPAVPTPPEDVDTRPGAEVLLESPSASKQLATARPVKPNGWVGLSAEARAALVSEDADAPLAGRLLRMSERFINTPYVLSPLGEGQGVDPDPTFRLDAVDCLTFVEQSMALSLAGSEDEVAPLLERIRYASSPTYEDRNHLMEAQWLPNNIRKGFLTDVTRRYAGDDAVTVTKSLTKVTWQSRSSQALGLPKAQQVVGTYPLNMLPLERVMAHARDIPSGTILVVMREDLPLKATRITHLGFVVQRKKRTYLRHASRGGYNRVVDEDLETFLARNGRYSKWKVTGVSLFEPRRPDTASGGSVARPVP, encoded by the coding sequence ATGAAGGTCGTCGCGGTCCTGGCCGCGGCCCTGCTGTCGCAGGCGCCCGCGGTCCCCACGCCCCCGGAGGACGTGGACACCCGGCCCGGTGCCGAAGTGCTCCTGGAGTCGCCCTCGGCGTCCAAGCAGCTCGCCACGGCCCGTCCGGTGAAGCCCAATGGCTGGGTGGGGCTCAGCGCGGAGGCGCGCGCCGCGCTCGTGTCGGAGGACGCGGACGCGCCGCTGGCCGGGCGGCTGCTGCGGATGAGCGAGCGCTTCATCAACACCCCCTATGTCCTGTCGCCGCTGGGCGAGGGCCAGGGCGTGGACCCCGACCCCACCTTCCGGCTGGACGCGGTGGACTGCCTCACCTTCGTGGAGCAGTCGATGGCGCTGAGCCTCGCGGGCAGCGAGGACGAGGTGGCGCCGCTGCTCGAGCGCATCCGCTACGCGAGCTCTCCCACCTATGAGGACCGCAACCACCTCATGGAAGCGCAGTGGCTGCCCAACAACATCCGCAAGGGCTTCCTGACGGACGTGACGCGGCGCTACGCGGGGGATGACGCCGTCACGGTGACGAAGTCGCTGACGAAGGTCACCTGGCAGTCGCGCTCGTCGCAGGCGCTGGGCCTGCCCAAGGCGCAGCAGGTGGTGGGCACGTACCCGCTGAACATGCTGCCCCTGGAGCGGGTGATGGCGCACGCGCGCGACATCCCCTCGGGCACCATCCTGGTGGTGATGCGCGAGGACCTGCCGCTGAAGGCCACCCGCATCACCCACCTGGGCTTCGTGGTGCAGCGCAAGAAGCGCACGTACCTGCGCCACGCCTCACGCGGCGGCTACAATCGCGTGGTGGACGAGGACCTGGAGACGTTCCTGGCCCGCAACGGCCGCTACTCGAAGTGGAAGGTGACGGGCGTCAGCCTCTTCGAGCCACGCCGCCCCGATACGGCGAGCGGCGGCTCGGTGGCGCGCCCGGTGCCCTGA
- a CDS encoding OmpA family protein — translation MTRPSLVTLLPLLLSLSCVSGSKIRADTEVLAANVERARRSGALRCAPVELATAEAHLDFARGELSQGNSGRADTHARTADAAVNRALELSKNCGPRQVLVRDRPEASQAQQPQQPQQPQVVVRIEETDSDGDGILDKDDPCPDQAEDMDGFQDEDGCPDPDNDNDGVLDGNDKCPLTPGVPENQGCPAEAPKDRDGDGIIDSEDKCPDQAEDKDGFQDEDGCPELDNDSDGIVDTADKCPNEAGPMQNLGCPIVDKDGDGVLDVDDKCPDEPEDKDGFQDEDGCPDLDNDGDGTPDVQDKCPNEAGPTENGGCPDKDTDGDGIVDRLDACPEEPGVQEERGCAKQYKMVVIKRDRIEIKKQILFSSGSHKIYGKQSTAVLDDVAQALRDAPWIKRIRIEGHTDSMGNDASNLRLSQRRADAVMAQLLRRGIDPGRIQAVGFGETQPIAPNSTKTGRAMNRRTEFKVAE, via the coding sequence ATGACGCGTCCTTCCCTGGTCACGCTGCTTCCCCTCCTCCTCTCTCTCTCCTGTGTCAGCGGCAGCAAGATTCGCGCGGACACGGAGGTGCTCGCGGCCAACGTGGAGCGAGCCCGCCGTAGCGGCGCCCTGCGCTGCGCGCCCGTGGAGCTGGCCACCGCCGAGGCCCACCTCGACTTCGCCCGTGGCGAACTGAGTCAGGGCAACAGCGGCCGCGCCGACACCCACGCGCGCACCGCCGACGCCGCGGTGAACCGCGCGCTGGAGCTCTCCAAGAACTGTGGCCCGCGCCAGGTGCTGGTCCGCGACCGGCCGGAGGCTTCGCAGGCGCAACAGCCCCAGCAGCCGCAACAGCCGCAAGTGGTGGTCCGTATCGAGGAGACGGACAGCGACGGCGACGGCATCCTGGACAAGGACGACCCCTGCCCCGACCAGGCCGAGGACATGGACGGGTTCCAGGACGAGGACGGCTGCCCCGACCCGGACAACGACAACGACGGCGTGCTGGACGGCAACGACAAGTGCCCGCTCACCCCCGGCGTGCCGGAGAACCAGGGCTGCCCGGCCGAGGCGCCCAAGGACCGCGACGGCGACGGCATCATCGACTCCGAGGACAAGTGCCCCGACCAGGCCGAGGACAAGGACGGCTTCCAGGACGAGGACGGCTGCCCCGAGCTGGACAACGACAGCGACGGCATCGTCGACACGGCCGACAAGTGCCCCAACGAGGCCGGCCCCATGCAGAACCTGGGCTGCCCCATCGTCGACAAGGACGGTGACGGCGTCCTCGACGTGGACGACAAGTGCCCGGACGAGCCCGAGGACAAGGACGGCTTCCAGGACGAGGACGGCTGCCCCGACCTGGACAATGACGGCGACGGTACGCCGGACGTCCAGGACAAGTGCCCGAACGAGGCCGGCCCGACGGAGAACGGCGGCTGCCCGGACAAGGACACCGACGGTGACGGCATCGTGGACCGGCTGGATGCATGCCCCGAGGAGCCGGGCGTCCAGGAGGAGCGCGGCTGCGCCAAGCAGTACAAGATGGTCGTCATCAAGCGCGACCGGATTGAAATCAAGAAGCAGATCCTCTTCAGCTCCGGCTCGCACAAGATCTACGGCAAGCAGAGCACCGCGGTGCTCGACGACGTGGCGCAGGCCCTGCGCGACGCGCCGTGGATCAAGCGCATCCGCATCGAGGGCCACACCGACTCGATGGGCAACGACGCCTCCAACCTGCGGCTGTCCCAGCGCCGCGCGGACGCCGTCATGGCGCAGCTCCTCCGCCGCGGCATCGACCCGGGCCGCATCCAGGCCGTGGGCTTTGGCGAGACGCAGCCCATTGCCCCCAACAGCACCAAGACGGGCCGCGCGATGAACCGCCGGACCGAGTTCAAGGTGGCGGAGTAG